A window from Photobacterium leiognathi encodes these proteins:
- a CDS encoding patatin-like phospholipase family protein produces MVKVFKKHKLFKTLLCFTLSVQTLTVYASADDRPQVDRKRVGLVLSGGGAKGAAHIGVLEVLEKNRIPVDIVTGTSMGAYVGGMYAMGFSAKEVKRRTFNVNWQEGYLDRVNRNDLTLRRKQQNDNYQLHTDIGLDLNGEFKARSGAFQGQGFAKLLRQVTDNLPSLKSFDQLAIPYRSVATDIAKLKPVILNSGHLATAMQASMTVPGALKPVHLKGKLLVDGGVVNNMPVNVAQVLGAENIIAVDLRDNLMPSKDLDSALNIVAQLTTYMTNASADEQKGLMKKGDVYLQPDVSFMTAADFDQMTKAYEAGKKVAEDALPQLLRFQLSKADYQAYVKEKQSRRSQLSSATAYYIDEIKIRNNTRLPDKTLRAQLALQIGQVISNESLELAVKRLQSEDIYGRITYKIDQVDGKNILDMDINEKSWGPGYLNFTLAFEDDFVNRSNFSFGAQYLYTDLTDKGGEWLTEFSLGSWKNVSTEFYFPLDYEQTYFTEFGVSINNEIRKFDRFNFDYINNETNTFHNIETEYKHTNVYAAIGWNFESAAKISLGYNAQKGSINVLSMEQKEDYFLHGPYINMTYDDLDNFFFPSSGLYANAKVGYNQTTSEFHQRGKVDGETYFYDLEVKKPFSFDRHTIAFTAKVAGSDSEEMLPIYAQALGGMFNLSGYHRYELNGRYSAFASMIYRYRLLDNNFGAFKLPVYAGGSIEQGGVWDKSSNVSWSSSISAGSVYVAVDSILGPVYLSYGLAEGGQSAFYLSLGGRW; encoded by the coding sequence ATGGTAAAGGTGTTTAAAAAGCATAAATTATTCAAAACGTTATTGTGTTTTACGTTAAGTGTACAAACGTTAACCGTTTATGCTAGCGCAGATGATCGCCCACAGGTTGATCGCAAACGGGTCGGGTTAGTTTTAAGTGGTGGTGGCGCCAAAGGTGCGGCACATATTGGTGTGCTTGAGGTCTTAGAGAAAAACCGTATTCCTGTCGATATCGTCACGGGGACCAGTATGGGCGCCTATGTGGGAGGCATGTATGCGATGGGATTTAGTGCCAAGGAAGTGAAACGTCGCACGTTTAATGTTAATTGGCAGGAAGGCTACCTTGATCGTGTTAATCGCAATGATTTAACCCTACGCCGCAAACAGCAAAATGATAACTATCAGCTTCATACCGATATCGGCCTTGATCTCAATGGTGAGTTCAAAGCTCGCTCAGGGGCATTCCAAGGTCAAGGTTTTGCTAAGCTGTTACGTCAAGTTACTGATAATTTACCGTCACTGAAATCGTTCGATCAATTAGCGATCCCTTATCGTAGTGTGGCTACAGATATTGCGAAGCTCAAACCTGTGATTTTAAACTCTGGGCATTTAGCTACAGCGATGCAAGCATCGATGACCGTTCCTGGTGCACTAAAACCAGTTCACTTAAAAGGCAAATTATTAGTCGACGGTGGTGTGGTTAATAATATGCCAGTGAATGTTGCCCAAGTCTTAGGTGCAGAGAATATCATTGCGGTCGATTTGCGTGATAACTTGATGCCAAGTAAAGACTTAGATAGCGCATTAAACATTGTCGCTCAGCTGACCACTTACATGACCAATGCCAGTGCTGATGAGCAAAAAGGCCTGATGAAAAAAGGCGATGTTTATTTACAGCCTGACGTGTCCTTTATGACAGCAGCAGATTTTGATCAGATGACCAAAGCCTATGAAGCGGGTAAGAAAGTCGCTGAGGATGCTTTACCACAGTTACTTCGTTTTCAGTTATCTAAAGCGGATTATCAGGCTTATGTGAAGGAAAAGCAGAGTCGCCGTAGCCAGTTATCATCAGCAACGGCTTACTACATTGATGAAATTAAGATCAGAAATAATACTCGCCTTCCAGATAAAACATTGCGTGCACAATTGGCGTTACAAATCGGTCAAGTGATTTCAAATGAATCACTTGAACTGGCGGTGAAGCGTTTACAAAGTGAAGATATTTATGGCCGAATTACTTATAAAATCGATCAAGTTGACGGTAAAAATATCCTTGATATGGATATCAATGAAAAATCATGGGGACCGGGCTATTTAAACTTTACCCTTGCGTTTGAAGATGATTTCGTCAACCGCTCTAATTTTTCTTTTGGTGCACAGTACCTATATACCGATTTAACAGATAAAGGCGGTGAGTGGCTAACTGAATTTTCATTAGGCAGTTGGAAAAATGTTAGTACCGAATTTTACTTTCCGTTGGATTATGAGCAGACATATTTCACAGAATTTGGTGTCAGCATTAACAATGAGATACGTAAATTTGATCGTTTCAATTTTGATTACATCAATAATGAGACAAATACATTCCATAATATTGAAACCGAATATAAACATACTAATGTGTATGCGGCTATTGGCTGGAATTTTGAATCAGCAGCAAAAATTAGCTTAGGTTATAACGCTCAAAAAGGATCGATAAACGTACTTTCCATGGAGCAGAAAGAGGATTATTTCTTACATGGTCCTTATATCAATATGACCTATGATGATCTCGATAACTTCTTCTTTCCATCATCAGGGCTCTATGCCAATGCGAAAGTGGGTTATAACCAAACCACGAGTGAGTTCCACCAGCGTGGCAAGGTAGATGGTGAGACCTATTTCTATGATTTGGAAGTGAAAAAACCATTCAGTTTTGATCGCCATACGATTGCATTTACCGCAAAGGTTGCAGGCTCTGATTCTGAAGAAATGCTACCGATTTATGCGCAGGCATTAGGGGGAATGTTTAATTTATCGGGTTACCATCGTTATGAGCTGAATGGCCGTTATAGCGCTTTTGCGAGCATGATATACCGTTATCGTTTACTTGATAATAACTTCGGTGCGTTTAAGCTGCCTGTTTATGCTGGGGGCTCTATTGAACAAGGTGGTGTTTGGGATAAATCTTCTAATGTGTCTTGGAGCTCTTCTATCTCAGCTGGCAGTGTTTATGTTGCGGTCGATTCTATTTTGGGACCTGTTTACCTTAGCTATGGCTTAGCGGAAGGTGGACAAAGCGCGTTTTACCTCTCTTTAGGTGGTCGCTGGTAG
- a CDS encoding Ig-like domain-containing protein: MILSVRNLFLVIFVPIIILLTGCRLERIEIRPASPTTPKLTLSSGNEQAFVAVGYLPDGSSRVLTDADLTLNNWKTSDDNKGYFNKPGILTGGNASGEVVIFVRKFGVTSNKLNITIEPVVKEINVSSTYVSVPKGLTQNLSATATYSDGSVSDSVTWTSNDKDIISVSEAGEIKGLQEGEATVTVQIDNVRKIVNVDVTPALITKIEVKPNSLELVKGKTERNSHQLSAIATYTDDSTSPVTDSALWVSLDQSVATLSMMGEITANQVGTTTVTAQMDGIESEPIVIDVCSLADTCIDIFDAGNGTLFTSSPSKIYVDNIDPDLATWQTTVDNSVLTSTAFSEFTSHGLDGEYAMFSPEAANTLCDTYSSIKINGRDNWRLPTKDELEQFADNNAITFPKFENMYTTRDWPLKFSYYSSTSAGGEYNYHHTVSLDINYRGANNQPSFVTCMSELE, from the coding sequence ATGATTTTATCTGTACGAAACCTATTCTTAGTGATTTTTGTCCCCATAATTATTCTGTTGACTGGTTGTCGGTTAGAGCGAATCGAGATTAGACCAGCTTCACCTACAACACCTAAATTAACGTTATCCTCAGGTAATGAACAAGCATTTGTTGCTGTTGGCTATTTACCCGACGGCTCTTCGAGAGTATTGACTGATGCTGATCTAACTTTGAATAACTGGAAAACTAGCGACGATAACAAAGGTTATTTCAATAAACCTGGCATCTTGACTGGCGGTAATGCTTCTGGAGAAGTCGTTATCTTTGTCAGGAAGTTTGGTGTCACCAGTAATAAGTTGAACATCACAATCGAACCTGTGGTCAAAGAAATTAATGTTTCAAGCACTTATGTTTCTGTACCTAAAGGTCTTACACAAAATCTGAGTGCAACAGCTACCTATAGCGATGGATCAGTATCAGACTCTGTGACTTGGACTTCAAATGACAAAGATATTATATCTGTATCAGAAGCGGGTGAAATTAAAGGCCTTCAAGAAGGCGAAGCGACTGTTACAGTTCAAATAGATAATGTTAGAAAGATAGTGAACGTCGACGTTACGCCTGCGTTAATTACTAAAATTGAAGTAAAGCCTAACTCACTTGAACTAGTTAAAGGTAAAACAGAAAGGAATAGTCATCAGTTGAGTGCGATAGCGACATATACAGATGATAGTACCTCTCCGGTTACAGATTCTGCTTTGTGGGTATCACTTGACCAGTCTGTAGCAACACTATCGATGATGGGGGAGATTACTGCAAATCAAGTAGGTACAACCACTGTTACAGCTCAGATGGATGGTATTGAAAGCGAACCGATCGTCATCGATGTATGTTCACTTGCGGACACCTGTATTGATATCTTCGATGCAGGTAATGGAACTTTATTTACCAGTTCTCCGTCAAAAATATATGTTGATAACATCGATCCAGATCTAGCAACTTGGCAAACGACTGTTGACAATTCTGTACTTACATCTACAGCATTTTCAGAATTCACATCACATGGACTTGATGGTGAATATGCCATGTTTAGTCCTGAAGCAGCAAACACATTGTGCGATACTTACAGCTCAATCAAAATCAACGGTAGAGATAATTGGCGCTTACCTACAAAGGATGAGTTAGAACAATTTGCTGACAATAACGCTATTACCTTCCCTAAATTCGAGAACATGTACACAACACGTGATTGGCCTTTGAAATTTAGCTATTATTCAAGTACCAGTGCTGGCGGTGAATACAACTATCACCATACTGTTAGTCTCGACATTAATTATAGAGGAGCAAACAATCAGCCTTCATTTGTAACCTGTATGTCAGAGCTTGAATGA
- a CDS encoding tRNA(Met) cytidine acetyltransferase TmcA → MLSSLPTFISQLRDNSVQCHCRRLVIVEGALDWSTKIAIQFSQHYPSTLWVGETAPSLLSSCRFKNAKQWLGQETDCLIINAHDGIDANVLGALSGTIRGGGVLLLLLPSAWLSLERCSRFSQHIANVSTLADVIRLREDLPLPPLVLQSVYERCVESFVSTAPRLCLTAQQDQAVDAILKVSTGHRKRPLVLSADRGRGKSSALGIAAAELMSSRKIKIAVTAPSFACAATIFAHAAQRIEDADCSHPHRILASKGSELVFVAADMICQTAREYDLILVDEAAAIAADTLSQLLDVHNRLVFATTIHGYEGTGRGFEIKFKQALNLKMPQWRGLHLDQPIRWANDDPLEAWVFKALLLDAEHSTLANLPKSKIRYCLIDKAELTHSPNLLSQVVGLLIHAHYQTSPNDIQQLLNDDSQQLIVACVGNDVVGCCLVVKEGGFDDALASDVVQGKRRPKGHLLAQSVAAHLGFKSAAMQSCYRILRIAVLPTLQHQGIDQQLIHTAEQVANEQSIDYIGTSFGATQELVSFWSRCQFEAIRLGITKDSASGHHSLLMVKALNNACHQLWLDDAKMLFSATFGAQRVEQFSDISPLLFIFLYRHISVKPINYLLSASLVKMQLTGFSNGSFGYDTVVASLEMKLSEFILNNTAYCSDDLLLCTAKVLQKQSWADMVTRFNLTGRKQAEAELRSFVRKHLIPDSINTVSSLG, encoded by the coding sequence ATGTTGTCTTCACTTCCTACTTTTATTTCTCAATTACGTGATAATTCTGTTCAATGCCATTGTCGACGATTAGTGATTGTCGAGGGGGCTTTAGATTGGTCAACAAAGATCGCTATACAGTTTTCTCAACACTATCCAAGCACGTTATGGGTAGGTGAAACGGCACCATCTTTATTATCCAGTTGCCGTTTTAAAAATGCTAAGCAATGGCTAGGACAAGAAACCGATTGTTTAATTATTAATGCTCACGATGGCATTGATGCGAATGTACTTGGTGCTTTGTCTGGTACGATCCGTGGCGGTGGTGTGCTGTTATTGTTGCTACCTTCCGCTTGGTTGTCACTTGAACGGTGCTCGCGATTTTCTCAACATATAGCCAATGTTTCGACTTTGGCTGATGTTATTCGGTTGAGAGAAGATCTGCCATTACCACCACTAGTGCTTCAATCTGTTTATGAACGATGCGTTGAAAGCTTTGTATCAACGGCTCCCCGCTTGTGTCTGACTGCGCAGCAAGATCAGGCCGTTGATGCTATTTTGAAAGTGAGTACTGGTCATCGTAAGCGTCCTTTAGTGCTTTCAGCTGATAGAGGTCGAGGAAAATCGTCGGCTTTGGGGATTGCAGCTGCTGAGTTAATGTCTTCTCGCAAGATTAAAATTGCGGTTACGGCTCCATCTTTTGCCTGTGCTGCGACTATTTTTGCACATGCTGCTCAACGAATAGAAGATGCTGATTGTTCTCATCCCCACCGTATTCTCGCTAGTAAAGGAAGTGAGTTAGTTTTTGTCGCAGCAGATATGATCTGTCAAACAGCGCGAGAATATGATCTTATCTTAGTTGATGAAGCGGCCGCTATTGCCGCAGATACATTATCTCAGCTGCTTGATGTTCATAATCGTTTAGTGTTTGCCACGACTATTCATGGTTATGAAGGTACTGGTCGAGGCTTTGAAATTAAATTCAAACAAGCTTTAAATTTAAAAATGCCACAATGGCGAGGGTTGCATCTTGATCAACCTATTCGCTGGGCAAATGATGATCCGCTTGAAGCCTGGGTATTTAAAGCTCTCTTACTTGATGCTGAGCATTCAACGTTGGCAAATTTACCAAAGAGTAAAATTCGATATTGTTTGATTGATAAAGCGGAGTTGACACATTCACCCAATCTACTATCTCAAGTTGTTGGCTTATTGATCCATGCCCATTATCAAACATCGCCAAATGATATTCAGCAACTGCTTAATGACGATAGCCAACAATTAATAGTGGCTTGCGTAGGAAATGATGTTGTTGGCTGCTGCTTAGTCGTTAAAGAGGGGGGCTTTGATGACGCGCTTGCATCAGATGTTGTTCAAGGAAAGCGTCGCCCTAAAGGACATTTGCTTGCACAATCGGTGGCTGCACATTTAGGTTTTAAATCGGCAGCAATGCAATCGTGTTATCGTATTTTACGTATTGCTGTTTTACCGACATTACAACATCAGGGAATTGACCAACAGTTAATTCATACTGCTGAGCAAGTTGCGAATGAACAATCTATAGACTACATTGGTACAAGTTTTGGCGCGACACAAGAGTTAGTTTCTTTTTGGAGTCGATGCCAGTTCGAAGCTATTCGTTTAGGTATAACGAAAGACAGTGCAAGTGGTCATCATTCTTTGTTGATGGTAAAGGCGCTTAACAATGCATGTCATCAGCTATGGCTTGATGATGCCAAAATGTTATTTTCAGCAACGTTTGGGGCTCAACGTGTTGAGCAGTTTTCTGACATATCACCGTTACTGTTTATCTTTCTATATCGTCACATCTCGGTTAAACCTATTAACTATTTATTATCTGCTTCATTAGTTAAGATGCAGCTAACAGGTTTTTCTAATGGCTCGTTTGGCTATGACACGGTTGTTGCTAGTTTAGAAATGAAGTTAAGTGAGTTTATATTGAATAACACAGCTTATTGTTCAGATGATTTATTGCTATGCACAGCAAAAGTATTACAAAAACAATCCTGGGCTGATATGGTGACCCGCTTCAATTTAACTGGAAGAAAGCAAGCTGAGGCTGAGCTACGTTCATTTGTACGTAAACATCTTATTCCGGATAGCATAAATACTGTTAGTTCATTAGGATGA
- a CDS encoding AAA family ATPase, producing MNREQTIQNLLNIAEQTKQVQADRIEIVLEERREELFPPMSKALMETRSGLTRRKLDDAISRMEADGHQFTKNNANHYSITLEEAHKLMQAAKKPAFYEREGAGRKPWVVNVQNQKGGTGKSMTAVHLAACLALDLDKRYRICLIDLDPQGSLRLFLNPLISVGKQETIYSAVDVMLDNVPADVQMDKNFVMDNVVMPTQYPNLKTIAAFPEDAMFNADAWQDLAVNQDLDIVRLLKEKVIDPIADEFDIIMIDTGPHIDPLVWNAMYASNALIIPCAAKRLDWASTVNFFQHLPTVYEMFPEEWHGLEFIRLMPTMFEDDNKKQVSVLTEMNYLLRDQVMMATVPRSRAFETCADTYSTVFDLTAAEFEGGKKTLSTAQEAIQRVGLELERVMHSHWANLNEE from the coding sequence ATGAATAGGGAACAGACGATCCAAAATTTGCTCAATATTGCTGAGCAAACAAAACAAGTACAAGCGGACCGAATTGAGATTGTTTTAGAAGAGCGTCGTGAGGAATTATTCCCTCCGATGTCTAAAGCATTAATGGAAACACGTTCAGGTTTAACCCGTCGTAAATTAGATGATGCGATTTCTCGTATGGAAGCGGATGGTCACCAATTTACGAAAAACAATGCTAACCACTACTCTATTACCTTAGAAGAAGCGCATAAGCTAATGCAAGCGGCTAAAAAACCCGCTTTTTATGAGCGCGAAGGTGCTGGTCGTAAACCTTGGGTTGTGAATGTGCAAAACCAAAAAGGTGGCACGGGTAAATCAATGACAGCAGTTCACCTAGCTGCTTGTTTAGCTCTTGATTTAGATAAGCGCTATCGTATTTGTCTTATCGATCTCGATCCACAGGGTTCACTACGTTTATTCTTAAACCCTTTAATTAGTGTGGGTAAACAAGAGACGATCTATTCTGCCGTTGACGTTATGCTAGATAACGTGCCTGCAGATGTGCAGATGGACAAAAACTTTGTGATGGATAATGTGGTGATGCCAACCCAATATCCTAACTTAAAAACCATTGCCGCTTTCCCTGAAGATGCGATGTTTAATGCTGATGCATGGCAAGATCTCGCTGTAAATCAAGATCTTGATATTGTTCGATTACTGAAAGAAAAAGTGATTGATCCAATTGCTGATGAATTTGACATTATTATGATTGATACTGGTCCTCACATCGATCCATTGGTGTGGAATGCGATGTATGCATCGAACGCATTGATCATTCCGTGTGCTGCGAAGCGCTTAGACTGGGCTTCAACTGTTAACTTCTTCCAGCACTTACCAACAGTTTATGAGATGTTCCCCGAAGAGTGGCACGGTTTAGAATTTATTCGTTTAATGCCAACGATGTTTGAAGATGATAATAAAAAGCAAGTTTCAGTACTGACTGAAATGAACTATTTATTGCGTGATCAGGTAATGATGGCAACAGTACCAAGAAGCCGTGCATTTGAAACCTGTGCTGATACTTACAGTACGGTATTTGACTTAACTGCGGCAGAATTTGAAGGGGGTAAAAAGACCCTTTCAACAGCTCAAGAAGCTATTCAACGTGTTGGTTTAGAACTTGAACGTGTGATGCATAGCCATTGGGCAAACCTTAACGAGGAGTAA
- a CDS encoding ParB/RepB/Spo0J family partition protein: MAIKTTDLNARLFGKADKRRATNVTEAQTAARDKAAVIELAVAGEETVAFELIKINADDVSTKTTVFAENAREQAFLNEHALADILSTLKDRGQQYPAVGRWLDDGRIEVLDGSRRRMSCILAHKDFLIYVAKGINTEHAKFLSDVANAHKPLSLYERGKEMQHLLDSGKVADQKELARYCQCSEALVSGALKAASLPMELLMAYPSVGELGRPTIVKLHRVFFGLAPDQQKHMIQELSSDKTALWKTINAQGISRITREVTVKLEEMGDALQPKAVVEKPSSQELIKGKVSYTRDGDKLQLRLKKMSDRQVSDILAYLNDYLK; encoded by the coding sequence ATGGCAATTAAAACGACTGATCTTAATGCTCGTCTGTTTGGTAAAGCTGACAAACGTCGAGCAACCAATGTTACAGAAGCGCAAACAGCTGCACGTGATAAAGCGGCTGTGATTGAATTAGCGGTTGCGGGTGAAGAAACAGTCGCGTTTGAATTAATTAAAATCAATGCTGATGATGTAAGTACAAAAACCACGGTATTTGCAGAAAATGCTCGTGAGCAGGCGTTTTTAAATGAGCACGCACTGGCTGATATTTTATCAACCTTAAAAGATCGTGGTCAGCAATATCCAGCGGTTGGCCGCTGGTTAGATGATGGCCGTATTGAAGTGCTCGACGGTAGTCGTCGTCGCATGTCCTGTATTTTAGCTCATAAAGATTTTCTTATTTATGTCGCTAAAGGGATCAATACGGAACATGCTAAGTTTCTTTCTGATGTTGCTAACGCACATAAACCACTAAGTTTATATGAGCGTGGTAAAGAGATGCAGCATCTACTTGATAGTGGGAAAGTGGCTGATCAGAAAGAGCTTGCCCGTTACTGTCAATGTAGCGAAGCGCTAGTCAGTGGTGCATTAAAAGCAGCAAGCTTACCGATGGAGTTGTTGATGGCATACCCAAGTGTGGGTGAGTTAGGTCGTCCAACCATTGTTAAGCTCCATCGTGTATTTTTTGGTTTGGCTCCTGATCAGCAAAAGCACATGATCCAAGAGTTAAGCTCGGATAAAACCGCATTATGGAAGACCATTAACGCGCAAGGGATCAGCCGTATTACACGTGAAGTAACGGTAAAACTTGAAGAAATGGGGGATGCACTACAGCCTAAAGCTGTTGTAGAAAAGCCATCATCTCAAGAGTTGATCAAAGGTAAAGTGAGCTATACCCGTGATGGTGATAAGCTTCAGCTTCGCTTGAAAAAAATGAGTGATCGCCAAGTGAGCGATATTCTTGCTTATTTAAATGACTACTTAAAATAA
- a CDS encoding replication initiator protein RctB domain-containing protein, with translation MKPPRNSDNTPVEKILIEAPRSHKDGHLFAIPASLVDWLPQYQHFKGVTKSIIELLNIISLRGLSSQDGLVSTTELVEATEGQLTRAAIQQRLRAAVNVGLFNQQPVKFEEGLAGKTMLHHFINPALLISQLGTGSLQSDHFKEKEKQKRSKALAQNHVNRRLLTEHGLGTPPSMPDEADQIVVSPTSWAGIIDQALAPPRTKKSYQKSMVAISGTKAIIETRSSKSIMTVDDLMTLFALFTLTVQYHDHHIADYEIQARSTTNKTPVYITDILALRGKKDSGPARDSIRESIDRIEFTDFQLHELTGRWLSENMPEGFKSDRFRFIARTITASEEAPQEGEDGEIRIKPNLYILVWEPSFFDELLTRDYFFLFPPEILRQHTLVFQLYTFFRSRMSRRVNDSMLLSELNQKLARNIEWRRFSSDLIRELKKLAEGKVTDTLFAVNLWGYHLTISAEDLDKRYTDYRIDIKCDADEVIRFSRAKTYNEGKRTMAPTMPNPLRNEILPKQELDQLSAIIDGEFEPIQRKPARPKGRLGRRIKLRKHLVEINADELTIVLSKYTSPEALQRSITALSAMTGHSSSVITEECKGYLEKLDWLYVACEKVSYETLSKTVELYNSRQDERHLSIERLISGLAVRRKVCQLVHQGHINEQVLKALDDVAKGI, from the coding sequence ATGAAACCACCCCGTAATAGTGACAATACCCCCGTTGAAAAGATATTGATCGAAGCGCCACGATCACACAAAGACGGCCATTTATTTGCGATCCCAGCAAGCTTGGTAGACTGGCTTCCTCAGTATCAACACTTTAAAGGTGTCACCAAAAGTATTATTGAATTACTCAATATTATTTCGTTACGTGGGCTATCAAGCCAAGACGGCTTAGTTTCAACCACTGAATTGGTTGAAGCGACAGAAGGTCAGTTAACTCGAGCGGCGATCCAGCAACGTCTGCGCGCTGCGGTTAATGTCGGTTTATTTAATCAACAACCTGTTAAATTTGAAGAAGGGTTGGCAGGGAAAACCATGCTACATCACTTCATCAATCCAGCATTGCTGATCTCCCAACTTGGCACGGGTAGTTTACAATCTGATCATTTTAAAGAAAAAGAAAAGCAAAAACGTTCAAAAGCGCTAGCGCAAAATCATGTTAATCGTCGTTTACTCACTGAGCATGGCTTAGGTACACCGCCATCAATGCCAGATGAGGCGGATCAAATTGTGGTTTCACCAACAAGTTGGGCAGGGATCATTGATCAGGCATTAGCACCACCAAGAACTAAGAAAAGTTATCAAAAGTCGATGGTGGCGATCAGTGGCACAAAAGCGATCATTGAAACACGATCTTCTAAGTCGATCATGACCGTTGACGATCTGATGACACTGTTTGCATTGTTTACGTTGACGGTGCAATACCACGATCACCATATTGCTGATTATGAGATCCAAGCTCGTTCAACTACCAATAAGACACCGGTTTATATCACCGATATTTTGGCATTACGTGGTAAGAAAGACAGTGGGCCTGCACGTGATTCTATCCGCGAAAGTATTGATCGCATTGAATTTACTGATTTTCAATTACATGAATTAACTGGCCGCTGGTTAAGCGAAAATATGCCAGAAGGTTTTAAAAGTGATCGTTTCCGTTTTATTGCACGCACGATAACAGCATCGGAAGAAGCGCCTCAAGAGGGTGAAGACGGTGAGATCAGGATCAAACCGAATCTGTATATTTTAGTATGGGAACCTTCGTTCTTTGATGAGCTGCTAACGCGCGATTATTTTTTCTTATTTCCACCAGAGATTTTGCGTCAACATACATTGGTATTCCAGTTATACACTTTCTTCCGAAGCAGAATGTCTCGTCGTGTTAATGATTCCATGCTTTTAAGTGAGCTAAATCAAAAGCTTGCTAGAAATATTGAATGGCGTCGTTTTTCGTCTGATCTGATCCGCGAGTTGAAAAAATTGGCGGAAGGTAAAGTTACGGATACCTTGTTTGCCGTGAATTTATGGGGTTACCATCTTACGATCAGTGCCGAAGATCTAGACAAACGCTATACCGACTATCGGATTGATATTAAGTGTGATGCTGATGAAGTGATCCGTTTTTCTCGTGCGAAAACCTACAATGAAGGTAAGCGCACGATGGCACCAACGATGCCAAACCCATTACGTAATGAGATCTTGCCAAAACAAGAGCTTGATCAGCTCTCTGCGATCATTGATGGGGAATTTGAGCCTATCCAACGTAAACCTGCACGACCGAAAGGGCGATTAGGGCGTCGTATTAAGTTGAGAAAGCACTTAGTTGAAATTAATGCCGATGAACTAACGATAGTTTTATCTAAATATACCTCTCCAGAGGCGCTACAACGCAGCATCACAGCGTTATCGGCGATGACAGGACATTCTTCATCTGTAATAACAGAAGAGTGTAAGGGGTATTTAGAGAAGCTCGATTGGTTATATGTTGCTTGTGAGAAAGTTAGCTATGAGACGTTAAGTAAAACTGTTGAGCTGTACAATAGCCGCCAAGATGAGCGCCACTTATCGATTGAACGTTTAATTTCAGGACTCGCGGTACGGCGAAAGGTCTGTCAGTTAGTTCATCAAGGGCATATTAACGAGCAGGTACTCAAAGCGCTCGATGATGTCGCAAAGGGCATATAA
- a CDS encoding AraC family transcriptional regulator, producing the protein MKNVYQPLFDDNNPPSEIFFGHTIFLPNTGTEKHRHPWGQLQLISGGIIELAAENKHFLAPPQYALWVPPEIEHQSYIRRSLNYCSMNITKPLANALPSYACLLEVSPLMQAMVQDLRERRIVIPETPQDKRLVKVLFDQVLMSKEHEQYLPTTDDKLLQSMLIELEKNPTNNRSLAQWAKQLHTTERTLARHFKDKLGMSFTEWRQRRKFIYSLHLLRSGLSVKEIALTLGYHQASPFITAFKKQSGSTPDQYRQRLGDEAMPPKL; encoded by the coding sequence ATGAAAAACGTCTACCAACCATTATTTGATGATAATAATCCACCCAGTGAGATTTTCTTTGGTCATACGATTTTCTTACCCAATACAGGCACAGAAAAACATCGCCACCCTTGGGGACAACTACAGCTGATCAGTGGCGGTATTATCGAACTGGCAGCCGAGAACAAACATTTTCTTGCGCCGCCTCAGTACGCATTATGGGTACCACCAGAAATTGAGCACCAAAGCTATATTCGTCGCAGTTTAAATTACTGTTCGATGAATATCACCAAGCCACTCGCGAATGCATTACCAAGCTATGCCTGTTTATTGGAAGTCAGTCCTTTGATGCAAGCCATGGTACAAGATCTGCGAGAGCGACGTATTGTTATTCCAGAAACGCCACAAGATAAGCGTTTAGTGAAGGTGTTGTTTGATCAAGTCTTGATGAGTAAGGAGCATGAGCAATACCTACCGACCACGGATGATAAACTGCTGCAATCCATGCTGATTGAATTGGAAAAAAATCCAACCAATAATCGCAGCTTGGCACAATGGGCAAAACAGCTACACACCACAGAGCGAACACTCGCTCGTCACTTTAAAGATAAATTAGGCATGAGTTTTACCGAGTGGCGACAACGACGTAAGTTTATTTACTCGCTGCATCTGTTACGCAGTGGTTTATCGGTAAAAGAAATCGCACTGACACTGGGCTACCATCAAGCCTCTCCTTTCATCACTGCGTTTAAAAAGCAATCTGGCAGTACGCCTGATCAATATCGCCAACGTTTAGGTGATGAAGCCATGCCTCCAAAACTATAA